The Fimbriimonadaceae bacterium nucleotide sequence GTGAGGCGAGGGTGCGGGCGCTCGGCTGCCGCTACTCTTTCGCTGCCTGGGTGGCGCTGTTCAGGATGTTCATCATTCGATCCACCTCCTTCTCCAATCGGCCACTATACCCTCGGGCGTTGGCGACAGGCAATGGACCGCAGCGCTTCTGGGCCAGAATGGGACGATGGCTCATATCGTCGTGCCAGAGGCCGAAGCCCTGCTGGACCAGGAGATGAAGGTCCTCGATAAGGGCTTTGTGCGGCTGGTGGACTACCTGGGCGGCGACCAGCGGATCGTCCAAGCCGCACGGGTCAGCTATGGCGCCGGCACGAAGACGTACCGCCAGGATCGGGGCCTTATCCACTACCTGATGCGGAACGAGCACACGTCGCCCTTCGAGCAGGTCGTCCTCACGTTCCATTGCAAGATGCCGATCTTTGTGGCGCGTCAATGGGTGCGGCACCGCACGGCGCGGCTGAACGAGATCAGCGGGCGCTATTCCATCATGCGGGACGAGTTCTACGTCCCCGAACCGGCGACCATGCAGCGCCAGAGCGACTCCAACAAGCAGGCGCGAGGCGAGGAGACGGTGGCGGGAGCGGCCGGCCTCATCGAAGAGATGCAGCAGGACCAGCGCACGCTCTATGCCCACTACCAAGGGATGATCGAGCAGGGCCTGGCTCGCGAGGTCGCCCGGGCGAACCTGCCTCTAAGCCTCTATACAGAGTGGTACTGGCAGTGCGACCTGCACAACCTCTTCCACTTCCTGGCCCTCCGCCTGGACGCCCACGCCCAATACGAGATCCGCGTCTATGCGGAAGCGATGGCGCTGTGCGCCCGGGCGGTGGCACCGCTGGCCTACGAGGCGTTCGAGGAGCACAAGTTGAACTCGGTGCGCTTCAGCCAGTCGGAATGCGCCGCGCTGGTCGCGATGCTGGAGGGCAGGGAACCGGCGCTCCAAGACCGGCCCCGACAAATGTTCGACGAGAAGATGGCGAAGCTCCGCGACGCCCACCCGGTCGAAACGCCCGAAGAGCTCGCACCCCCCTCTGAAACCGCTGTCGTCGAAAGTTAAAGGGACGCCAAAACTCATAGATTTACGTAGTCCTTAGACCGGGAACTGCTCCCGTATGGATTCCGGGACGCCTCCGGGATAAACCGCTCGATCAGGACTCAGGAACCAGAATAATCAAAATGCTCGTCAAACACACTATGCCCTTCTCGCACAAGGCCCTCGCCTTTGCGCCGCTGCTTCTCGCCGCGGCCGCACAGTCCGCGAGCCTCCAGCCGGACTGGTTCCAGCCAACCCTTCGGCTCCCCGTCAACTCTTCCCACTTTGTCGTGGGGCAGCTCGACGGCGATAGCGCACGCGAAGTCGTCCTTGGCTCGGACAACCGAATTTTCGTCCTCGACTACGCCGGCGCCGGCAACTACCAACTGCGCCACCTCGACAACGGCGACTTCGAGTACCCGCTGAGCGGCGTCGTCATGGGTGCCTACCGCAACCCACAGCTGACATGGGACAACCTGGTCTATCTCGACAACTCGAAAGTCGGCTTTATCAGCGGCTTCCCCGTCGTCCAAGACGGACTGCTCCCCGGGCCGGTCCTGCTGGACAAGGTCTCTGCGGGCCCGCTCGCGGGGCCGAACACCCTGAACTTCTTCGGCACCGGCAACGGCCTCTTCCAGATCGTCAACGCCCAGGGCCAGCGGCTCTACGCCAACCGGCTCCTCGCCTCCCGCGAATACGCCTTTGGCCAGGTCGACACCGACCTGCAGCTTGAGCTGGTCTTCGCGCGGAACGACGGCACCGGCTTCGACGTCTATGACGGGGCCAGCCGCGCGCTCCAGCTGTCGCTCGACGCCTTTGGCACCGTCCACTCGTTCGTCCTTGCGGACCTCGACGCGGACGGCAAGGACGAGCTCGTAGTCAACCTCAGCGGCAACCTCGCCGTCTACGACCTGGACAACGGCAACCGCAAGTTCTTGCGCTCGGTGCCCGGCCGCAGCGCGAGCTATTCGATCGCGGTCGCGGACTTCGACGGCGACGGCAAGCTGGAAGTCGCGGCGCCGACGACGATCGGCCAGACAGAAGGCATTTCGCTCTACGACGGCGTGACCGGCGCCCTCAAGCGCCAGGTCACGATGCCCGGCCCGGCCGGACCGTGGACGCTTAGGGGCGGAGACTTCGACGGCGACAACCAGGTCGAGTTGCTCCGCTATTCCGGGAGCTACGGGATCCGCACCACCCAGATCGATATCGCCGATCTGCGCAACCGCCGGGTTGAATGGTCGAGCAGCCACGTCAAGGGCCTTCCCTTCCACATCGCGGTCGGCGACATCAACGGCGACGGACAACAGGACATCGTCTATGCCGACCAGATTCCCAACTCGAGCCGGCCGCTGATGGCCCTCGACGGCAAGACGAAAAAGGAGATCTGGCGCGAGCAGCCCGGTTCCCTTCCGACCAACTTGCTGACCTTCCCCTATGTCACGCTCGCCAACATCGACGCGGACCCGCAGGACGAGATCATCGGCGTCGTCCACCGGTTGGACGGCGGCCACATCATCGCTTACGACGCCAAGGACGAGGTTCTGAACATCGAGACGGCCCCCTTCAGCGGGCAGCCGCTCGCCATCGCCGTGGGCGATATTGACGCCAACGGCGTGATCGACCTGCTTGTCTCGACCTTGGAGGTCGGCACTCCGAACAAAGGCTACGTCTACGCGTTCCGTTCGGACACGGGCGCCCAGATCTGGAAGTCGCCGGAGCTTGTGGCCGGCGCCGGCATCCCGTCGTTCTTCCGCGTCGCGCAACTCGACCGGGACGCCCAGCTCGAGATCGTGGTCAGCGACAAATACACGCGGGCCTATGACGGAAAGACCAAGGGGGTCCAATGGAACGTCCGCAACACCTCGCCGACCACCGCCATCGCGACGGGCGACTACGATAACGACGGGCAGCCCGAGGTCTTCATCGCCAGCGAGAACGGGAGCCTGATCGGCCGCAACGGCCGCACCGGCCTCCAGGTCCGCACGATCGCGGGCAAGGTCTCCCCGGGCGAGAACGCCGGCACGGGTCTCGTGCTCTTCGACGCGTTCGCGGGCAACGCCAAGGACTTCATCTTCCTGGATGCGGGCAAGCTCGCCGCTGTCGCCTACGTCGGGGGCGGCGTCGGATTTGGCAAATGGACCCTGGACAACTTCCCGGTCTCCGCGCCGAGTTCGGCCCTATCCATCCCGATAGCCGACCTGGACGGTGACGGGATCCCTGAAGCCGTGCTCTCCGGCCCCTATGGCCTCGTCACGGTAGAACTGCGGCGCTAGGTCAAGCACGCGCACAAAGTAAACGCCCCTCCTCGCGGACTCGCGGGGAGGGGCGTCTCTCGTTACGGGGTCGGCAGGCTCGGGATCGGGAACCGGGCGCAAAGTGCCAGGACTTCCTCCTTCACCCGGGCCAGCTTCGATTCGTCCCCGTGGTCACGGAGGGCCGCCGCGATCCATCCTGCGATCTGCCTCATCTCGTCCTCGCCCATGCCCCTGGTGGTGGTGGCTGGGGTACCGAGCCGCACGCCGCTGGTGACGAACGGCTTCTCGGGGTCGTTCGGGATCGCGTTGCGGTTCGTGGTGATGTGGACCTTCTCCAGCACTTCTTGGGCGAGTTTGCCGGTCACGCCGAAGGCGCGCAGATCGACCAACATCAGGTGCGAGTCGGTCCCTCCGCTCACGATGCGGAACCCCTCGGCGGTCAACGCCGCGGCCAGCGTCTGGGCGTTTCTCTTCACTTGCGCCGCGTACTCCTTGAACTCGGGCTGCAGGGCCTCACCGAAGGCGACCGCCTTGGCCGCGATGATGTGCATGAGCGGACCGCCCTGGATGCCGGGGAACACGGACATGCGGATCGCCTTGTCGAAGGCCTCGTCGTCGTAGAGGATGATGCCTCCGCGCGGCCCGCGAAGCGACTTGTGGGTCGTCGAGGTAATGATGTGGGCGTGGCCGACCGGCGTGGGGTAGACCCCGCCCGCGATGAGCCCCGCGTAATGGGCCATGTCGCACAGGTGGATCGCGCCGACTTCGTCCGCTACTTGCCGGATAAAGGGGAAGTCGAACTCCCGAGAATAGGCGCTGGCGCCGCTCACGATAATCTTCGGCCTTTCCGCTAACGCCGTCTTCCGCAGCGCATCGTAGTCTATCGTTTCGTCAGCCTTTAACCCGTAGCTCACGATGCGATAGGTTTGGCCACTATGGGCGACGGGCGAGCCATGAGTAAGGTGACCCCCATCGGCTAGGCTGAGCGACATCAGCGTGTCGCCCGGCTTGAGGAACGCGTTGTATACGCAGAGGTTCGCCGAGGCGCCGCTGTGCGGCTGGACGTTGGCGAACGCCACGCCGTACAGCTCCTTGAGCCTGGAGATGGCGAGGCTCTCGACTTCGTCGGCAAACTCGCACCCGCCGTAGTACCTTTTGCCCACATATCCCTCCGCATACTTGTCCGTGAGGACGCAGCTCATGGCTTCGCGGACGGCGCGGCTCGCAATGTTCTCGCTCGCGATCAACTCGAGGTTCGTCTGCTGGCGCCGCTCTTCTTTGCTGATAATCTCGGCAACGCGGGGATCCGCATCTGTCAAAGGCCTAAAACGGCTGTTTTTTGAAGAAACCACGACAAGAAGAGTGTACTACCCTTCCAATCTGCGGCCACGACTGAGGTATTTTTTTAGACCTGTGTGACGTGTCAGCGGCCATCGGCCTTTGCCCTTCTAATTTCAGCCCAGAATCTTAGAAGAACAACCACAGGTGGATATTTTTGGAACTTCCCAAACGTTTGAACGAGATCTTGCAGCTTGCCTCCGCAGGGAGGAGCGACAAAGAGATTGCTGCGATCCTTGAGATAAGTCCGCAAACAGTTGAATCGCACTGGAAGCGCCTCCGCGACAAGTTTGGTTTTTCTAGCCGGGCACAGATCATCGCCACAGCCTTGGGGGAGATGCTTCGAAGGGCCGAGGCAGAAAGGGACGAGCTGCGCAAGCAGCTTGAGGCGGAGCGCGCGAAAAACCGGGCGCAAGTTGACCGCGCCGTGGTCGACCTCGGTCCTAAGAAACCGGAGCCGACCCCCGTGGCCGAAGACTAGGCTCGCGCCAGCGCCGATTCGATGTCGCGGAGGATGTCGCGAACGTCCTCCAGGCCAATGGAAAGACGGACGCCGCCGGGGCTGATCCCTGCCTTCGCCTGGTCCTCCGGCGGGATCGCGGCGTGGGTCATCGAGGCCGGGTGCTCAACAAGCGTGCGGATTTGGCCGAGCGAGACGGCCAGCGTCACGGACAGAGCCTCCGAAGCCAGGTGGTCGCAAACTTTGACCGCCGAATTGTAAGCTTCCTCCGGCGAGCCCTTCAGCTCGAAGAAGATCAGGGCGCCGGGGGCAAATTCACCGTCAATGTCGCGCATTTGCCGCAGGGCCAACTCCTTCTGGGCGAAGGTGTCCAGGCCCGGATAGTGCACCCGGGCGACCTTCGGGTGCAAGTTGAGGAACTCGGCGACCCGCTGGGCGGCCTCTTGCTGGCGCTCGAGCCGCAGGGCCAGAGTCGGGACTCCATAGGTGAGGATGTGCCACGCCGCATCGGGCGTCATCGAGCCACCAAAGTCTTTGCGGTACAGCAAGAGGTCGGTCTCCGTCTTGCGGGGGCCGACGACGACGCCCCCCATCGTCGCACCAAAGCCACTGATGTGCTTCGTCAGGCTGTGCACGACGTAGTCGATGCCGTGAGTCAAGGGCCGTTGCCCGTAGGGCGAGGCAAAGGTGTTGTCGATGACGGTCACGATCTTGCCGTCTTCTGGCCTGTCCGCGTTCACCTTCCGGACGAAGGAGGCGACGGCTTCCAGGTCGACCAGTTCCATCGTCGGGTTGCAGGGCGATTCAAAGTAGACCACGCGGGTTTCCGGCCGGACCGCCGCCTCCAGCGCCTGGGCTTCGGAAAAGCGGGCAGGGGTCGCCTCGACCCCGAACCGCGAGAGCCACCGCGTCAGGTGGCTGTAAGTGCACCCATAGACCGCCGGATGGTAGACCACGTGGTCGCCCGACCGGACATGGATGCCGATGCTCGCCGCCACCGCCGACATCCCCGAGCCGAAGCAGACCGCGCACTCGCCCTTCTCGGCGAAGGCCAAGGTCTCCTCAAGGAGGCCGACGCAGGGCTCGTCGAGCCGGTCATAGATGTAGATGGGATGGGCGGTCGAGCGGTCGACGTCCGGGTTCGCGAACTGCTGGAACCCCTCGGCGCCCCGCTCCGCGCTGCGGAGCCGGAAACTCACGGCCGTCGTGATGGGGGGCAGGATGTGGTCTTGGAAGTCCCACTTCTCGCTCCGGAACTTTCCGTGGATCAGGACCGACCGGTCTCTATACGCCTCATCGCGGCTCACGCCGTGAGTCTATCAAACTTCGGCCCAGCGAAGCCTAAGCCAACGCGATAAGACGCAGATGGCGTTAATTTCGAAAGATTCGTCTGCAAACCGCAGGAAACGCCTAAAGTTGTTAGCGGGGCTTCTGCTGCTGGTTGCCGTAGCGGCGCATAAACTTCTCGACGCGGCCGGCCGTGTCCACGATCTTCTTCTGGCCCGTATAGAACGGGTGGGTGAAGGCACTGATCTCGAGGCGGACCACAAAGTGCTCGACGCCGTCGATGCTGCGGGTCTCGCCGGACTTCATCGTCGAGACGCCCTGCCACTCGTGTTCGCCGTCGACGAAGAGCACAGGATGGTTCACGGGATGGGTTTCAGCCTTCATAAGTCGTCTCGCGGGCAAGGATGATGGCACACGGGCGAAGCTAGGCAATGGGCCCGGCCGGGAACTGGGATTTTCAGGTCGGCCAGGCGATCTTCCAGGGTATAAACCGGGCAGCGCGGGAGTAGCTTAATGGTAAAGCTCCAGCCTTCCAAGCTGGCCACGCGGGTTCGATTCCCGTCTCCCGCTCCAAGACAACTGAAAAGACCGGCGGGCGTAGTTCAATGGTAGAGCGTCAGCTTCCCAAGCTGAATGTTGCGGGTTCGAGTCCCGTCGCCCGCTCCAGATGTCCCCGGACTGCGTGAACGTCCGCCTTGATCTGACGTTGCAGTTCCGCCACCCCGTCGAACCGTTCTTGGGCGCGAATCCGGGCCAGGAAGCCCACCTCGGCCGCCGTGCCATAAAGCGGTTCGCCGTCGTAATCCAGCAGATGGGCCTCCACCGCCCGGGCCGTGCCCCCGACCGTCGGCCGTTCCCCGATGCTCACCGCCGCCCCAAAAGTGCCCCGCACGGTCCGGCAACGCCCCGCGTAGACGCCGTCCGCCGGGACGACTTGGTCGTCGGCCCGGGCTATGTTAAGGGTGGGGTAGCCGAGCTCGCGCCCAAGCTTCTCGCCTCCCACCACGACCCCGGCCAGGGAGAACGGGCGGCCCAAGAGCCGGGCAGCCTCGCCGACCTCGCCCGACGCCACTTTCGCCCGGACTTCCGTGCTGCTCACCCGACGCCCCTCGAGGGTGAAGGGCGGCACCACCACCGTCTCGATGCGGGCCGAGAGCCAGGAGGTGTCCCCCTCACGGCCCTTTCCGAAGGCGAAATCGTGGCCGACCACCACCGCTTCCGCCCGCAGGGCGTCCCGGAAGACCGTGTCGAAGAAGTCTTGCGCAGGGGTCGCGGCGGTGGCTCGGTCGAA carries:
- the rpmE gene encoding 50S ribosomal protein L31, giving the protein MKAETHPVNHPVLFVDGEHEWQGVSTMKSGETRSIDGVEHFVVRLEISAFTHPFYTGQKKIVDTAGRVEKFMRRYGNQQQKPR
- a CDS encoding aminotransferase class I/II-fold pyridoxal phosphate-dependent enzyme — its product is MSRDEAYRDRSVLIHGKFRSEKWDFQDHILPPITTAVSFRLRSAERGAEGFQQFANPDVDRSTAHPIYIYDRLDEPCVGLLEETLAFAEKGECAVCFGSGMSAVAASIGIHVRSGDHVVYHPAVYGCTYSHLTRWLSRFGVEATPARFSEAQALEAAVRPETRVVYFESPCNPTMELVDLEAVASFVRKVNADRPEDGKIVTVIDNTFASPYGQRPLTHGIDYVVHSLTKHISGFGATMGGVVVGPRKTETDLLLYRKDFGGSMTPDAAWHILTYGVPTLALRLERQQEAAQRVAEFLNLHPKVARVHYPGLDTFAQKELALRQMRDIDGEFAPGALIFFELKGSPEEAYNSAVKVCDHLASEALSVTLAVSLGQIRTLVEHPASMTHAAIPPEDQAKAGISPGGVRLSIGLEDVRDILRDIESALARA
- a CDS encoding FAD-dependent thymidylate synthase, giving the protein MAHIVVPEAEALLDQEMKVLDKGFVRLVDYLGGDQRIVQAARVSYGAGTKTYRQDRGLIHYLMRNEHTSPFEQVVLTFHCKMPIFVARQWVRHRTARLNEISGRYSIMRDEFYVPEPATMQRQSDSNKQARGEETVAGAAGLIEEMQQDQRTLYAHYQGMIEQGLAREVARANLPLSLYTEWYWQCDLHNLFHFLALRLDAHAQYEIRVYAEAMALCARAVAPLAYEAFEEHKLNSVRFSQSECAALVAMLEGREPALQDRPRQMFDEKMAKLRDAHPVETPEELAPPSETAVVES
- a CDS encoding helix-turn-helix domain-containing protein is translated as MNEILQLASAGRSDKEIAAILEISPQTVESHWKRLRDKFGFSSRAQIIATALGEMLRRAEAERDELRKQLEAERAKNRAQVDRAVVDLGPKKPEPTPVAED
- a CDS encoding serine hydroxymethyltransferase translates to MTDADPRVAEIISKEERRQQTNLELIASENIASRAVREAMSCVLTDKYAEGYVGKRYYGGCEFADEVESLAISRLKELYGVAFANVQPHSGASANLCVYNAFLKPGDTLMSLSLADGGHLTHGSPVAHSGQTYRIVSYGLKADETIDYDALRKTALAERPKIIVSGASAYSREFDFPFIRQVADEVGAIHLCDMAHYAGLIAGGVYPTPVGHAHIITSTTHKSLRGPRGGIILYDDEAFDKAIRMSVFPGIQGGPLMHIIAAKAVAFGEALQPEFKEYAAQVKRNAQTLAAALTAEGFRIVSGGTDSHLMLVDLRAFGVTGKLAQEVLEKVHITTNRNAIPNDPEKPFVTSGVRLGTPATTTRGMGEDEMRQIAGWIAAALRDHGDESKLARVKEEVLALCARFPIPSLPTP
- a CDS encoding VCBS repeat-containing protein, yielding MLVKHTMPFSHKALAFAPLLLAAAAQSASLQPDWFQPTLRLPVNSSHFVVGQLDGDSAREVVLGSDNRIFVLDYAGAGNYQLRHLDNGDFEYPLSGVVMGAYRNPQLTWDNLVYLDNSKVGFISGFPVVQDGLLPGPVLLDKVSAGPLAGPNTLNFFGTGNGLFQIVNAQGQRLYANRLLASREYAFGQVDTDLQLELVFARNDGTGFDVYDGASRALQLSLDAFGTVHSFVLADLDADGKDELVVNLSGNLAVYDLDNGNRKFLRSVPGRSASYSIAVADFDGDGKLEVAAPTTIGQTEGISLYDGVTGALKRQVTMPGPAGPWTLRGGDFDGDNQVELLRYSGSYGIRTTQIDIADLRNRRVEWSSSHVKGLPFHIAVGDINGDGQQDIVYADQIPNSSRPLMALDGKTKKEIWREQPGSLPTNLLTFPYVTLANIDADPQDEIIGVVHRLDGGHIIAYDAKDEVLNIETAPFSGQPLAIAVGDIDANGVIDLLVSTLEVGTPNKGYVYAFRSDTGAQIWKSPELVAGAGIPSFFRVAQLDRDAQLEIVVSDKYTRAYDGKTKGVQWNVRNTSPTTAIATGDYDNDGQPEVFIASENGSLIGRNGRTGLQVRTIAGKVSPGENAGTGLVLFDAFAGNAKDFIFLDAGKLAAVAYVGGGVGFGKWTLDNFPVSAPSSALSIPIADLDGDGIPEAVLSGPYGLVTVELRR
- the ribF gene encoding riboflavin biosynthesis protein RibF gives rise to the protein MIVHFGLSGLRPEWRSSVACIGVFDGVHLGHRAVVGRALSEATRREAPTVLCTFDRHPTTVLAPDRVPPSLATLDQNLAEFSRLGVSVTVVLPFDRATAATPAQDFFDTVFRDALRAEAVVVGHDFAFGKGREGDTSWLSARIETVVVPPFTLEGRRVSSTEVRAKVASGEVGEAARLLGRPFSLAGVVVGGEKLGRELGYPTLNIARADDQVVPADGVYAGRCRTVRGTFGAAVSIGERPTVGGTARAVEAHLLDYDGEPLYGTAAEVGFLARIRAQERFDGVAELQRQIKADVHAVRGHLERATGLEPATFSLGS